A stretch of the Engraulis encrasicolus isolate BLACKSEA-1 chromosome 19, IST_EnEncr_1.0, whole genome shotgun sequence genome encodes the following:
- the clic4 gene encoding chloride intracellular channel protein 4 has translation MSLSVPQNGLKGDNEPVIELFVKAGSDGESIGNCPFSQRLFMILWLKGVVFNVTTVDLKRKPADLQNLAPGTHPPFITFNGEVKTDVNKIEEFLEDVLSPPKYAKLGARHPESNTAGMDIFAKFSAFIKNSKPDANEGLERGLLKTLQKLDEYLRSPLPDEIDHNSMEDVKVSSRKFLDGDDMTLADCNLLPKLHIVKVVAKKYRGFEMPKEMTGIWGYLGNAYSREEFTNTCPSDKEIEIAYGDVAKRLVK, from the exons GCGGGCAGCGATGGCGAGAGCATTGGCAACTGTCCGTTCTCCCAGCGCCTCTTCATGATCCTGTGGCTGAAGGGAGTGGTCTTCAACGTCACCACGGTGGACCTCAAGAG GAAACCAGCAGACCTGCAGAACCTGGCACCCGGCACCCACCCGCCCTTCATCACCTTCAACGGGGAGGTCAAGACGGACGTCAACAAGATCGAGGAGTTCCTGGAAGATGTCCTCAGCCCCCCCAA GTATGCCAAACTGGGTGCCCGCCATCCTGAGTCCAACACAGCAGGCATGGACATCTTTGCCAAATTTTCAGCCTTCATCAAAAACTCCAAACCTGATGCCAATGAAG GTCTTGAGCGCGGCCTGTTGAAGACGTTGCAGAAGCTGGACGAGTACCTGCGCTCTCCGCTGCCCGACGAGATCGACCACAACAGCATGGAGGACGTCAAGGTGTCCAGCCGCAAGTTCCTGGACGGAGACGACATGACCCTGGCCGACTGCAACCTCCTGCCCAAGCTCCACATCGTTAAG GTTGTGGCCAAGAAGTACCGAGGCTTTGAGATGCCCAAGGAGATGACGGGCATCTGGGGTTACCTGGGCAACGCCTACTCGCGCGAGGAGTTCACCAACACCTGCCCCAGCGACAAAGAAATCGAGATAGCCTACGGCGACGTGGCCAAGAGGCTGGTCAAATAA